The following is a genomic window from Thermodesulfobacteriota bacterium.
GGGCAGGGGCCGGGACGTTGACAAGCAGCCCGGTGTGACCGACGACGGCGGCACGCACGGGTTCCTCCAAGAGGTAGTCGAGGTAGCGAAGCGGGGTGGCCGCCGCGTTCCACTGGGGCAGGAAGACCGCGCCCCCCCCGAGGCGTCCCGGCCCCGAGCAGGCGTCAGGAGGTCGACCCGAAGCAGGCTCTTGCGCACCCGAAATGACGTCGAAGGGTCCCTGGGGTTGAAGGGCGGCACCGGAAGAAAGCCCATTTTGAGGCGTTCGAGCGCAAGGGGGATGTCGGCCGC
Proteins encoded in this region:
- a CDS encoding GSU2403 family nucleotidyltransferase fold protein, yielding MSGAQEPASGRPPDACSGPGRLGGGAVFLPQWNAAATPLRYLDYLLEEPVRAAVVGHTGLLVNVPAPARLALHKLLTASERDAGHAAKAEKDLAQAGELLRVLAADRPGDLELA